The nucleotide window AATTCCAAATAGTCATTAGCTTGTGGTATATCCTTGAAGCCAGAACACATCACTGCAAGTAACAACTGAGAGTTTGATTTTGAGCTGTATACCTGGTATAGCTGCTTGgtttaaataataatgaattttattttgtgctgaGTATTTGCTAAAGCTacagaatttcttttcaatTGTTTTGTATTGATTATTTTTCCATAGAAAGTGAGGCAAtgtgggggcaggaggggaaggttGTACAGCATTTACCTTGAAACTTGTTGGTGTCTTGAGTTGTTCATGCATTGCTTGCTATAGTCCGTAGCTGTAAATTCACTTACCTGACTTAAAAatcttcatattttaaaagcctAGGATGTGGCATTGGTTATGGATATTTGCATAGGATACCTACTCGCCCATttgaagagggaaagaaaatttctctCCCAGGGCAGTTGCCTAGTGCATCTCTCAGTCCCCTCAAAGATGGCTTCACAGAGGTAAGTTGTGGTCCCTCGCCTTTGCCTTGGTAAAAATGGATGATGATGTTTAttgcttttctgcctctcttggTTCATGTAGAAACAAACCCTAATGATGcaactttcttttctctttcaataaGGTTCAGCTATCATCAGTTAATCCCTCAACCACCCTCCCTCCTGGGTCAGCGGGCCTTGAGCAGAGTCTCTCAGGACTTTCTATTAACTCACCTTCAACTACTGTCACTAATGTTCTCAACACAGGTTCGTATTGTAAGGAACTGAGCTGAAGTGCATGGCTTTTTGGACTTTTTTGTTCTCAAAGATGTTTCTAATTGAATAGATGGCAGAGGAgagaataaaattttcttctaaacTTTTCTCAACAAAAAAGGTCTGATGTACTGGATTTGTGCCTTACTTGCTCACAAAATAGTTGCAAACAACTTCTATTAAAAATGCCATGTGTATTTCTTAGAATATTATTTGGCCTATCAGTATCTTAATGTTAAGGCAAATAGTAATTCTCCTGTAagcaattatttatttgtaCTCCTTAGGGAAAGAAGATGAAATGTTGTATGCTTAAAATCGATGTTGTTTCCCTCTGTACCCCACCAGGTGTTCCAACAGTTCCATTATTACCACCACAAGTCAGTCAGTCCCTTACCTCTGTGCCACCAGTTAACCCAGCAACTACATTACCAGGTGTGTAGGTAACGTTTCTTACAacatttctgaaacagaaatccTATGGGAGCAAGGGAAGAGAGCtgccttttccagtgctttttGGGGAGGGTATGACTTCATACAACTTATGCATTTCATGTAAGGTCTCTCTTTATGAAACCTCTACAGTGTGAAGAACTATTTTTCTTGGACAAGTTTCACAGCACGTCTGTGGCACAGAAGAGTGACGTGGCAAAAGAGTTACAAGTTTACCTTTTAAGGTTCCCTGCACAGTGGATGCAGTATTTCAGGATTTCTCAGgaatgttttgctttgctgtttgcaACATTTTAGGaaacccatttttaaaaatcagcttgaTCACTATTCTACTATAAATACAGAGCTAACAATATAGAATTTATGTTGCAGTTACTGTTTCTGACTTATATAGGAATTTAAACTGGTATACTATAAGTTAGAGTCTTTCTACAGCGTGGTTGTTTCCTGATAATAATGAACATTTCAAACACTGCTATTCCAGAAGTATTAATGAGGGATAAAATAAGGATTGGATAGGATTTTGCTGTGTCACTGGTGTGCTGGCACAGGACTCGATTGTGCCTTCCAGGACACTGAAGGAGttgtattttatgttttgcttGTTATGAGACAGGTAGATAAAGGTGTATCCATTATATAATGCTTGGAGGTACAGCCTCTAACACAGAAAAGatgtgcagcagagctcagtgcatGCAAACAAGGGCAGAGAACTCTCACAGAAGCTGAACTTGTTAGTAGTTTTCTATTTTATCTAGGAAGAAAAAGATTATtgtccttttcttccccagctgcctaATCTACCCCTTCCCTAAACTCTGCAAATACAAGGTTTCTGTTCACCTTTTTCTTTGAATAGTATCATtgctttttgaaaagcaaattagaATATCCCTTGCAATTTGCATGGAGGTACTAGTGAAATTGTTCTTACTAAATACTGGAGGGTTAAAATATGAGTGAATTTGTATGAAGTTTAGCTTTtttcagacttaaaaaaaaaaaaaaccaaaccaacaaattTGCATATAGCTGACCTGAAAGTTCTTTGAATTGGATTATGTCAGCCTTCATGGCAAATGAATTCATGGGTAGGTAAAGATGGCTgggttttaataaaaatctctATACAGTAGCCTTACTTTAAgacttttctcctttctgtcttCTTACTGTAATATTAACAGTTTATTTCTGAGTTAGccttttctgaaataaacacaaagtACAAATAGAGTCCTTGTCCCAGAAATGAAGCTGTTCTAAAGTGGAAAATTCAGGAGCAGAAGGATGTTCCATAGCAAACAGTGATGGAAGGGCACGTGTTGCATCATTGTATGTTTCTCTTCTACTTTCAGTCCTTTCTGGCTTTGAAAGTTCCTTTGTCTTGCCTTTTGATACACATTTTTGTGATTAACTCAAGTCATGAACTAAGTAGAAAAGACTGATAACAGAGTGATCAATATTAGGGATCAGGTAATACTGTGTATTTAATCATATTATTATTGTTTGCCACTCAAATTGAGAATGGAGAACTTCTGGTATAGTGCTGTGGTGAAACAACGACCTTTGTTGAAAGCTGAACTTGGAATGCAAACCCTCTAATTCTGAAATAAGATTCTGCTTTCCTCAGAAAAATCTGAGAGGTTTGGGATTATGTATTTGCTAGTCCAGATTTCCCACAGTATGTATCTGTTCTCACTGTGCAActtaaaagctgaaattcaggTCAATTTGCATTCTCCCATGTAAAAATTATAATCAAGATTTAAAGCGCATTTTAACTTACAACAAGATCTAAGAAACAGTtagaaaaagacaattttaagTTTTCAGCTGTAACTGTTCCACTCTTCTCTTAGGTCTGATGCCATTACCAGCAGGGCTTCCTAACCTGACTGATCTGTCCAAACTTAATTTACCTGCACCACAGATTGTTCCAGAAATGATACAGCCTGGTATGTGCTTCTGCAAACTGAAACTCTGTAATTAGAGTTATCCTTGACAGTCTAATTTAGAGCCATCTGGGGGAGTCCTGAAGGAGATAAATTAAAAGTTTGTCTGAGATGGGAGTGGATGTTGGTGCCCACATCAGGTAGATGAGGAATATGTCTTTAGGTAAACTAATGGTAAACTTGTGTCTGTGTTtagatgtttcttttttttattacctgATTTATATCTCAGAAGAAATTGTGCCAAAAGTAAAAGTATATTATTTTTgggtaaaagaaaatatgaagtgTTTTCTTGTAAGATAGATGAGGAGATTGGAGCTCCCTGAACTGAATGCCAGAATTATGAGCTAATAATAGATTTATAGTTTTGAATTCAGCAAAACTGCTGAAGGTACTCATGGAGCAAGCAAAAAGATATTGGAAGCTTGAGTGTAATATGTTTTTTGTTAACTTCTTGTTTCTGACAGTTTCAGTCAAGGCCAGAAAAATCTAGTCATCAGTGTTAATGCATTAAATACCTAGTCCTCTGGGGAGGTACAAGAAACCTTGAATTTACTCTTCAattctgaaatctgaaaaatgtcAGGCTTGAAATGAGCCTGCTGAGTCAGTGCTGCACAACCACCACTGgagctgtctgtgctgtgcagcagctcactgccttttttttttccccttttttctctttaggttTGCAGCCCCTTCCCCCTTTGCCGCCTCTGCATCTAATGGGAATAACGCCTCTGTCAATGCCACCCAAGGGTGTTCCTATGCTTCCTTTGGTCACAGAGGCATCTACAGTGCCTACAGATTTGCTTCCCTCTATTACTCAAGCTGGAAGCTTTTCCATCAACCATGGCACTCCTGAAAATGCAGAGGAGACCTCTGCACTCACCTTGGATAGTGCTACTCCAACTTCCAGGGCAACTATTGTTGACAGATCAAATGAATCCTCTGCAGCTAATGAAATAACAGCTGGAATCACAGATACACAAGCTTCTGAATCATAACTCCAGATCACTCTCTTGGATTGGCTTGGTATTTATTTAGCCATGGGATACATATTTGAAAAGCAAGCTATCATTAATTTCATACTAGTTTGTACTTAATCTTTAGAAGTCCTGTAAATAATATGGAggtataataaaaataaaaggggatTTATAAAGTGTGGGGGGAGGAAGAACTTGTATGTTACCAAAAAAAGTCAAGGTGGTAAATAGAGTTTCACTGCCAAACTCTGAGGTATATGTTTTTAATAGAGGCTAACAGCCTTACCCTGCTAGGCTTGTCCTTGCTTATAATTAGCAATTTTTGCTTCTGACAGAAACAAAGCGGGTCCTGCGTGTGACATTTACGTACCGTAGTTCTTGTTCTTTGCAAGTATCTTGTTTCTGCAGTGGGGATGAGAATGTTTAGTCTGAGTTGTGAATTTTAACGCTGCAAAACTTCCACCTGAagattttctgttaaaattgGTGAGTGGCCTGTTAACTGACATGTTGTTATTCAGCTTGTACACAAACCTTTGTCTTTAAGCTCTTGAGAGATGCTCAAGCCATGTTTCGTGACTACTGCTGCGTTGTTTCATACGCCCACTGTAAAACGGCATTTGGAAGGGAATACATGGAATGTTAAATGTAGCACACAATTTGGCACTTCATGACTACTGTAAGATGAATTAATGGATTAAGCATACGTATAGCAATAAATTCCTGGAATTTTATTCTTTGTGTGacaaaatagcttttttttttttttaatgctttaaatCTCATTTAACTTTTTAGCTTAGCTCTCTTGAGCACAGATCTGTAAAAGGGCCCCCTTCCAGAGGAATGGATCCAAGAGGGAACGCCAGACATCTTAATGGCAGGCAGGATCAGCACTTGTGGTTAAATCCATTGCAGCAATGAGTCATTAAATCTGCCTGCATATGATTCATACTTGGctttttaaattcatatttagGACAAAAATTGCAGATTAACTGTGGATGATACACTTGTAGAAACTGTTATGTGCACTGTACTCCAGGTGATAGCATTTGCTTTTGTTATCAGGTACAGTTGATGTGGAAAACTCTTCTGTACCACTTGCCCTTCTGTATTACTGGGATTTCATTTATATGTGGTTGCTACAAGTATATACAAACTTACCCATATCATCAGCAGGCTTGAGCTGAAGTTTATCTCAACAGCTGTGTAATTAATTTTGGCAATGTAGTAGCTTGCCTGAGCAGTGTTTGGAACAGTAGTTGCATCTGACTTCTGATCATGATGATAATGTCTCAAATAATTTGTTCAAGCAGAAGCCTTATCTAATACCTGTTGTCCTGTCTTTATCACCTAAGTATTTGTCTTTcctctgccccactgctgcaCATGTCTCATCATCTGTTATGGCAAAAACCCATGTCAAAGACAGACCCCAAATACTTTTCATACTGTAAGCAGTTTCTTTTCTCAGCTGCTTGGAGTGTGAAAGCCCTCTGCCTTGTTAAATAGGGCACTTGCTGTTTCtcagaatgtatttttatttacctttgTAAATCCAGTGTCGTATACCTCAGAATTAAACCTTGACATGAGAAGAAGGATgttccctcttttctttcctctaacAGAGGAAGCATCAAGCTGGTATCATGCTGGTATCGAGTTTCATTGAGCCTCACAGGTCTAACAGTCTTTCCTGCAACTTTGTTCCAACACACTTCCAACGCAAGAAGagtaaaaatatgtttatcaCAAACCAAATTTAGAGCAGTTGCTGATTGTAATCAGATGTTTTTAACTAGAGTCCTTGGGTAGATGTTTGTGTTCTTGCAGTATGGCACAGTGTTCTCTGGCCTGATTCTACGCTTTGCAACAGCAAGCTGCAAACTTTCATAGGTTTTGTGCACTTGTCTGTCATAGCAGACAAAAGAAGATGCTTAGTCTGAAGTTAACATTTCTGCTAGCTATTTTAAGGCCCCTGTTGCTGACTATATATCCAGCCTTTTGACAGCTACGAGAGCAGTGGAAGTAAGGCAGTGTTACCATCAGCaattctgctgaagaaaatctGACTTCGGATTTGGAGATGATGGTGGTGCAGATTTAAGCTGTAATCGCTTAGCTAAAAAGTCATAAACATTGTGAACACTTActacttaaaatgaaaacacaggCCTTGAAGTCATACTGTTGTACCCTGTCCCTCTTTATCTAATTCCCTCAACTCAATGTGATAAAATTTTACCTTAATCACTTCTGGCAAGGGTCTCTTAATGCCTTGATTTTCCCACCAAAAAGAGAGAGTAAGGAGGTATAGGAGCTTAAGATACAGCAAAGGACTGACAGCTGATGTAACCTTATTTTCTAAGTTCATATATTCAGCTTTTAATGAACAGTTAGGAACAGGCACATTAGCTTTATTTAAAGCATTGACATGTGGAGTTCTTTAACAAATCCTGACAGCAGATGAAAACAGATGTACCATGAACATCCCCAACCTTGCATGTAATTAACAATTATTTACATGTGTATGACCTACTCTAAAATGAATATGGTAATATCCTGCtccacaaagctgctctggggacTGTGTTCTCTGGCACCCTGCATGTGTTGTGAGGACAGGGTTAGCTCAACAGCCATGTGAGCATGTTCTGAAGAAGTGCCTTTTGTGCCTTTTGCAGTTTGATGCTCcgctgctgctccaggaaatAGCTGCTCAGGCTGCAAGGTCAAGGCAGGAGTGTGGACAAAGCACTAGTGGTGAACGTTTCTtagctggggtgggggggggggtcagaAGGTGGGGCTGTGTCTGAGCCTCTGAAAGTCACCTTTTAAATCCTGTCCACATCAAACCTCGTCGCAACCGGAGCTCCCTTCGTTCCCGGGAAATAGCTGTGCAGGGCCACGAGATGGCGTGCACTAGCTTCTTTCTGCTAAATTTACAGGATAAGACTCAGCAACGAGGGTGGTTGGTTCCTGCCCCCCCCACCAGCAGCAACTGTAGTCAAATGGAtcccagctggatgcagaaTGATGATGCTTGGGAATTGTAAAACCAACTGATCTGAAGGCAGAAATGGGCTGAGCTTAAGCTATTTctaaatttcagaattttgttGCCAGTTTGCTGACTGAAGTCAAGTTAACCATGGGACTGGGTGAAAGTTTTGAAGAAAGCAAATCCTTACAGGCAGGGACTTGTTTGAGATACTGTAATGCTAAAGGAGAGGCCTGGATAATAGTTCCAACCTCTCTGTGATCTAAGTGCTGATTATGGAATTAAGGTGAAGGGGTTGAGATAAGGATCAGGGATGTTTGATTGTGGCACTGTGTCTTCCCTGATTATACACAGGCTTTGTCTGTACCAGTCAAACAAGTGTTCACAATCACTCTGTAGCACAGGGGTCTAGCTGGCACCAAGCTCAGATTTTTTGGTTCCTCACTTGGACTTAGACACCCAGaatctgtttcatttttgaTTTGAATCCTGGAATGTTAGGCAAGAATTAAACTGCAGaagtgtttctttatttttaagtgtctgTGATTCATTACTAATTCTGATAATTCTACTCTGTACATTCGTCATGGTAGTACCAAGGCTTAATATATATTTGTGTAGTCCAGCACAGTGTCTTGCACAGTGCTGCACCTCCTAGTAAAAACCTGTgtaaattaaaatcagaaaattaaaatattcaaactgATTTCCCTGTAATATGGagaaactgggtttttttagctaCAGTCAGAGCTAACACCTGCCACAGCACAGTTTTAAATCCTAAAGTGCAAGAACTAATctcaaaataaaccaaaaccaaatccaCAGCCTCAGTCAAACAGAAAACTTAATTTAGCTCATGTGAATctccagcacctctgccctgcagccctggtgaaAGAGTTAAAGGATAGTAATCTGCCATTTTATGGAATATCTAAGAGATTTGCAGATGGTGGCTAGAAGCtactgagctgtgccaggaacaAACACCTTTTCCTGAAACCTCCATTCAGGTTTATCCTTAGGCCAGCGTGCAGTTAGCAATTCAGAATTTTACTTGTGTAGATGACTGGTATTTCTTAGGAACAGCCTGTGCACATGATTTCAGTTTAGTAACAAAGTTCTGGGTTTGTGCATGTGAAACTGCATCAAGACTAATGAGTTCAAAGGCTAGAAAATGGCATGTGGGGACCTGCTCTGGGTGGAAGGCGTGAGATGTTGTACGTGATTTTGTTACTTTACTCACAGCAGGAGAGTGCAGTCTCTGTCCTCTGGTCACAtgcctgcctctctgctgcccttcttGCACCTGGAAAGGAAGAATTCTCTCCTAGGAGGAGGCTGCAAACATCATATTCTCAGCCTTGGAACTTTTGTCCTACAGGATCAAAAGTTATGTTTCATCCTTAGTTGTGCAATGTAAAGTTTTTACTCTCTTTGAACTGTTTTCTTTGTTAGGTTCACAGTTAATCCATCTTAAAAGCTGCACTCCAGTATTGCTCAGCTCGCCCACAAGAGAGCTTCAACAGCCACAGAGGTCAGGATCACCTTGGGCAACCAGGAAAGCCTATTCTGccaacaaaacaacattttaataACAATCCTCTTGTCTGAGAGCTGTTTGCTCTGCCAGCAAGTGGTTGCATATTCACATATTTTGTTCATAGCCATTGCACGTTAGGTGAGCTATGAAACCCCAACAGAAGCTGAAAACATAGGAAACATGAGTGAACTCAAGCTGCAAAACCCATAGCCAACATAGGCTTGCTAGTTATGTAAGAAAAGCCTGGAGTGGATGATTATAGTATtagcaaaagcagcacagagctatGAGCTTTGTGTCTGATGAGGGGCACTGGAGGTAATGGGACTCACCGAGGGTGGGCTCGTTTGGACCTTCTGATGTGCAGAAAGGACATTATAGCACTGCCCAGGTCCTGCTTCCTGAACACATCTTTTCCCACCACTCCAGAGATCATCTGCAAAcatcctctgccagcagctttcAAGAACAAACAGTTCATTTCAGTGATCTTGCTCCTAAATGAATGATGGAGACAAATGGCCACTCTTCAGGAAAGCCCACTACATTCTCTCAGTTGCCATAATAGAAATAGCTTCCAGTTCTTGGTACTGTACACAGAGAGAAGACAGACGCTTCAATAGCAAAGAGTTCTCAGTGACCATTTTGCTGCCATCTCACTGTTGTCTTTCAAGCTGATTTCCCCTGAAATTCTGTTTAGTGAGTTTTCAAAATggtctttaaaatgaaactgaaaattttaaacctCCCATCCAGTCATTTCAAAACCAGTCCATTGCACTGGTTTGAAGCTGTGCACATACCATAAACAGTGCTTATACACATGAAAGAATCATGGAACTGAAGTGCAACTTCTTTAAGAAACATCAGAACTTGTAAACAAAAGTTGCAATTTTTACAAACAGCAGCTCAGTATTAACTGAGTCATCAGTCAATTATTATCAACTATGACACTTAAAACTAGAACTGTAAGAATATATATGAACAGCTATTTCACAATACAGCTTATGCCCTCAGGTAAAAAAATATGTGTTCACATGAAACAGGGATCAGAAAAAGTGTGGTCTCAGGCAGTAACACTACTTTACTAAGGCTCAGAAGTCTGACAATAGGAGATGTTTTTGTAAATATAAACAGTAGTTGGGTAAATCCTTTAAGAGAGCAACTACAACTTacaacttctaaaaaaaaagaaagcaactgGAAGTATTTGTATTGCCAAATAACATGCCATGTACAAGAAATTACTGAATTTGTGAAACAGTTACCTTTGTttcaaagctgcatttttatttgaaacagGTTTCTTACCTATCTCACTAGTGAAACAGGTTTCTTACCTATCTCACTAGTAACACCTCTTTagagagaagacaaaaaggGCCCACAACCCAAAACCACACTTGTCTGGGCACTAACTGTTTAATAATGAAAAGGAATTTACTGTTCATAACCCAGTTCCTGACTGTTTTCATTCCTGACTACTAAGAGTAACACAAATAATGTACTTATGGATTGCATTGtgcttcagaatatttttagcCTAAAAGTATGCATcaaaaaggaatagaaagacTTGGAGGAATTCATGGTAAAATATTAAGGACTGTGGGGAACagaactgaatatttttcaaacacTCCTTGGAAGCTGCCATATGTCACTCACATGCAAGCCTACTCATGCAGCATCCTTACCTGCAGATATGCACTGCTGGAGTTCAGTGTAGGCTGCAGCCAGTCCCTCATCAATTTGCAGAAGGACTTGTGTCAGCCTTTACTCCTGTCTTCACAATGCCTACTTGTCAGTCTACAAACTTCTGCCTCTGACAAGTCAACACCCTCCCTCAGTAAGTACATTACTAGCTCCTGCTCAAAGACTTGGTGCCTTGGTGGTTGCTGCCATAACCAGCACTACTGAGGTAATAATTCAAGATGAGGTCTGAAAGCCCCTCAGATTCTTGTCCACTTTAtcatcttccttccctttttctctcttcacctTACCCTACCTGTCATTTTTAGATTGGACCTTGTAGTAAGGCTTCAATGGGTTGgcaaaaacacagagaaatttcTTGTGATGTATAGGAAGAGAGATGGTGAAAGAGAGCTGTTAAAGGACAGATGCCTGTCTTCTCACTTATCACTGCATTTGGCACTCTGCTTGGCTACTCCATGGAGCAGAGGGGTCCTACTGTCACCTCTTGAGGGGGATTCCTCATTTACCATCCTCATTCAAGGAGTGCCCATGCATTTTCAA belongs to Serinus canaria isolate serCan28SL12 chromosome 7, serCan2020, whole genome shotgun sequence and includes:
- the GORASP2 gene encoding Golgi reassembly-stacking protein 2, whose protein sequence is MGASQSIDIPGGGTEGYHVLRVQENSPGHRAGLEPFFDFIVSINGSRLNKDNDTLKDLLKANVEKPVKMLVYSSKTLELRETSVTPSNMWGGQGLLGVSIRFCSFDGANENVWHVLEVEPNSPAALAGLRPHSDYIIGADTVMNESEDLFSLIETHEAKPLKLYVYNTDTDNCREVVITPNSAWGGEGSLGCGIGYGYLHRIPTRPFEEGKKISLPGQLPSASLSPLKDGFTEVQLSSVNPSTTLPPGSAGLEQSLSGLSINSPSTTVTNVLNTGVPTVPLLPPQVSQSLTSVPPVNPATTLPGLMPLPAGLPNLTDLSKLNLPAPQIVPEMIQPGLQPLPPLPPLHLMGITPLSMPPKGVPMLPLVTEASTVPTDLLPSITQAGSFSINHGTPENAEETSALTLDSATPTSRATIVDRSNESSAANEITAGITDTQASES